In Nicotiana tabacum cultivar K326 chromosome 19, ASM71507v2, whole genome shotgun sequence, one DNA window encodes the following:
- the LOC107832249 gene encoding BTB/POZ domain-containing protein At5g17580-like, whose product MDWKQQNHDKMATRKNIASPPRKSVSASSSDVQLHICGVPFSLNREVLTAKSAKLAAVLKENPEDDVSHLLGDIPTDSETFELVARFCHGFDISLLPENVIKVLCLANYLGMSEDHSTNNLIKKACFYFQNNILPSWNKCIKALKSAETILPQAADLALVDACAELIITKVVHDPSLLGEPIRNVTTTDDDSENDESTYKPNVRRRLFVLDWKSEDLTVLSIALYEPIIRAMIHQNVPLEYVASSLFHYLTKWVFPGTKGEDETSVYERNSQREIIEAVERLLPQERGLIPCSLLSQMLQSAIMLDANTDCKSGLETRIGKQLDQATVKDLLIPAQGYAKEEQYDTECVKRIMKYFYSNYTSTDESGLIAVAQLIDDFLAEVASDIDLKLKTFLSLTDLSLAASEGTHRNSDGIYKAIDIYLDKHRYLTDRERDEVCRMLDCNNLSPEACEHAAHNEKLPVRVMVQILFSVQLKLKDTVAKRIQRGSGNLLLKLEEDEEDATRTSSSEEEVKAEMEKMGSKVLELEKECHMMRRAIQRGSYQHKIQKEKTSMWKEMKRKFGCMTSLHETNCHVKKKKVHPR is encoded by the exons ATGGATTGGAAACAACAAAATCATGATAAGATGGCCACAAGGAAAAACATTGCATCTCCACCCAG GAAATCAGTGTCTGCTTCATCATCAGATGTTCAGCTCCACATATGTGGAGTACCATTCTCCTTGAATAGG GAAGTTTTGACTGCAAAATCTGCAAAGCTAGCTGCAGTGCTGAAAGAGAATCCTGAAGATGATGTTTCTCATTTGCTAGGAGACATTCCCACTGATTCCGAAACTTTTGAGCTAGTCGCAAGGTTCTGCCATGGTTTTGACATAAGCCTATTGCCTGAGAATGTTATTAAAGTCCTTTGCCTTGCTAACTATCTTGGAATGTCTGAAGATCACAGCACAAACAACCTCATAAAGAAGGCTTGTTTCTACTTTCAAAATAATATCCTTCCTAGCTGGAACAAGTGTATTAAAGCCCTCAAATCTGCTGAAACCATTCTTCCACAAGCTGCAGATCTTGCCCTTGTTGATGCCTGTGCAGAATTGATCATCACCAAAGTAGTGCATGATCCAAGTCTTCTTGGAGAACCAATTAGGAACGTAACAACAACAGATGATGACAGTGAGAACGACGAAAGTACCTATAAGCCAAATGTTAGGAGGAGGCTCTTTGTTCTTGACTGGAAATCTGAGGACTTGACAGTACTTTCCATTGCTCTCTACGAGCCCATTATTCGTGCAATGATTCATCAAAATGTCCCTCTGGAATATGTGGCATCATCTCTGTTTCACTATCTCACAAAATGGGTTTTTCCAGGCACTAAAGGAGAAGATGAGACATCAGTTTATGAGAGGAATTCTCAGAGAGAGATCATTGAAGCAGTGGAGAGACTGTTGCCGCAAGAGAGGGGGCTGATCCCTTGCTCTTTGCTCTCTCAAATGTTGCAATCTGCAATAATGTTGGATGCTAATACTGATTGTAAAAGCGGATTGGAAACTAGAATAGGAAAGCAGCTGGACCAGGCAACTGTAAAGGACCTCTTAATACCTGCACAAGGATATGCAAAAGAAGAGCAGTATGATACTGAATGTGTGAAAAGGATAATGAAGTATTTCTACAGCAATTACACAAGCACAGATGAATCTGGCCTGATTGCCGTGGCACAACTTATTGATGACTTCTTGGCTGAGGTTGCTAGTGACATAGATTTGAAGTTGAAGACATTTTTATCACTAACAGATTTATCACTAGCAGCATCAGAAGGAACTCATAGGAATTCTGATGGAATATATAAAGCAATTGATATATACTTGGACAAGCACAGATATCTCACGGATAGGGAAAGGGATGAAGTTTGCAGGATGTTGGATTGCAACAACCTGTCTCCTGAAGCCTGTGAGCATGCTGCACACAACGAAAAGCTACCAGTACGAGTGATGGTGCAGATTTTGTTTTCTGTGCAGTTGAAGTTGAAGGATACTGTGGCAAAGAGGATACAGAGGGGTTCTGGAAACCTATTGTTGAAGCTGGAAGAAGACGAGGAAGATGCAACGAGGACAAGCAGCAGTGAAGAGGAAGTGAAAGCAGAGATGGAAAAGATGGGAAGCAAGGTGCTGGAACTGGAGAAAGAATGTCATATGATGAGAAGGGCAATTCAGAGAGGTAGCTACCAGCACAAGATTCAGAAGGAGAAAACAAGCATGTGGAAAGAAATGAAGAGGAAGTTTGGTTGTATGACAAGCTTGCATGAGACAAATTGCCATGTGAAGAAGAAAAAAGTGCATCCAAGATAG
- the LOC107832253 gene encoding DNA-directed RNA polymerases II, IV and V subunit 8B-like, which translates to MDAFHFDEIIKVRKVDADGKKYDKVSRIEARCHDGETSIQLDINSELYPIQPRELYRMVISKTLNMDGSAVTSHPPEGEQKSLADKFEYIVHGLVYKVSMDTSGPDKKVVVYVSFGGLQLMLKSDPLKVQKFKLDEKLFLLLRKMTK; encoded by the exons ATGGATGCGTTTCACTTTGACGAAATTATTAAGGTTCGAAAGGTGGATGCTGATGGCAAAAAGTATGACAAAG TTTCTCGCATAGAAGCAAGATGTCATGATGGCGAAACATCGATACAGCTAGATATCAACTCAGAGCTATACCCTATTCAGCCAAGAGAGTTGTATAGGATGGTTATATCAAAGACGCTGAATATGGATGGGTCAGCTGTAACTAGCCATCCTCCTGAG GGAGAGCAAAAATCTCTTGCTGACAAATTTGAATACATCGTGCATGGGCTAGTTTATAAGGTCTCAATGGACACATCAGGACCTGACAAAAAAGT AGTGGTTTATGTCTCATTCGGAGGACTTCAGCTGATGTTGAAAAGTGATCCCCTCAAGGTGCAAAAGTTCAAGCTCGACGAGAAGCTCTTTCTTCTTTTGAGGAAGATGACGAAGTGA